From one Comamonas piscis genomic stretch:
- a CDS encoding helix-turn-helix domain-containing protein, translating into MEPDQAFGQALRSLRTKRKWTQTDLALRADVDRNYVSLIELGRNSPSVRLMFRLCDALDITPSDMLKDVERRISVLAKARQAFED; encoded by the coding sequence TTGGAACCAGATCAGGCATTCGGGCAGGCGCTGCGCAGCCTGCGAACAAAGCGGAAGTGGACGCAGACCGACTTGGCGCTGCGGGCTGACGTTGACCGCAACTATGTGTCCTTGATCGAGCTTGGCCGCAACAGTCCGAGCGTGCGCCTAATGTTCCGACTGTGTGACGCCCTCGACATTACCCCCTCTGACATGCTTAAAGATGTAGAACGCCGCATCAGCGTGCTGGCGAAAGCTCGTCAAGCTTTTGAAGATTGA
- a CDS encoding DUF2026 family protein: protein MRPLLPLPDYQRIYEVVYSVLHATEVAVTHRACLLFATVGTLILRDTYHLPATLSAGCFAMMINEASADVAVYGNLNDVGQSDSDAFHAWVECDGWLIDFMAPIMGVAMREDGYTRAVPRQMLQKRLENAKESIGEIQHAGEFYLQHDRVLTETLLDFQPAGTFDLIELCKAWHRRPPKRLKDMMMGDSHGQPKPLILRAPSITGVW, encoded by the coding sequence ATGCGTCCATTGCTGCCATTGCCCGACTACCAGCGTATCTACGAAGTTGTCTATAGCGTGCTTCATGCAACCGAGGTCGCGGTAACGCATCGTGCGTGCCTGCTCTTTGCTACGGTGGGGACTTTGATCCTTCGGGACACTTATCATTTGCCCGCCACCCTCAGTGCTGGATGTTTTGCAATGATGATCAATGAGGCATCAGCTGATGTTGCTGTGTATGGCAATCTGAATGACGTTGGTCAGAGTGACAGTGACGCATTCCATGCGTGGGTGGAATGTGACGGCTGGCTCATCGACTTCATGGCTCCGATCATGGGTGTTGCGATGCGTGAGGATGGCTACACGCGGGCAGTGCCCCGGCAGATGCTGCAAAAGCGCCTGGAAAATGCCAAGGAAAGCATTGGAGAAATTCAGCATGCAGGGGAGTTCTACCTTCAGCATGATCGGGTGTTGACGGAAACACTCCTAGACTTTCAACCGGCTGGCACCTTTGATTTGATCGAGTTATGTAAGGCATGGCATCGCCGCCCGCCTAAGCGTCTCAAGGACATGATGATGGGTGATAGTCACGGGCAGCCAAAGCCGCTTATTCTGCGTGCCCCTTCAATAACCGGCGTATGGTGA
- a CDS encoding helix-turn-helix domain-containing protein, with amino-acid sequence MTVAYSNPSPQKLLSNRQIKAVIALAEGMTQADAAKFAGTSPQTVTAWMQDPAFHARLENEIYSRSLDDAAFHKHLRRKAMRVFTDSLNSPNQSQRLRAAKEVLARIPPNPEEEEAALNRYIIESVMATEHHGF; translated from the coding sequence ATGACCGTCGCCTATTCCAATCCCAGCCCGCAAAAACTCTTGTCAAATCGCCAGATAAAAGCCGTGATAGCACTGGCAGAAGGCATGACTCAGGCAGATGCAGCCAAGTTTGCGGGCACCAGTCCCCAGACAGTCACAGCATGGATGCAAGACCCCGCTTTCCATGCCCGCCTGGAGAACGAGATTTACTCTCGTAGCCTGGATGACGCAGCTTTCCACAAGCACCTACGTCGCAAGGCAATGCGAGTGTTCACGGATAGCCTCAACTCTCCGAACCAATCACAACGCCTGCGGGCAGCAAAGGAAGTTCTGGCTCGCATCCCTCCAAATCCCGAGGAGGAAGAAGCCGCCCTGAACAGATATATCATTGAATCCGTAATGGCAACCGAGCACCACGGCTTCTAA
- the hrcA gene encoding heat-inducible transcriptional repressor HrcA, with protein MLDDRARLLLKTLVERYIADGHPVGSRALTQAPGLDFSPATIRNVMADLEGLGLIASPYTSAGRIPTAKGYRLFVDTMLTVDPDQVVSAEIAPEQPQKVITSAAGVLSELSQFVGVVQAPRKSSAFRHIEFLRLSEKRILLILVSPEGDVQNRVIFTESDYSQSQLIETANYLNAHYAGLAMEQVRQLLRKEVDSLRDEIAALMLAAVNVEEDGEAAPHELVIAGERNLLAVSDFSNDMTNLRRAFDLFEQKTQILHLLENSNRAEGVQIYIGGESQLLSVEELSVVSTPYQVNGKVVGTLGVIGPKRMPYEKMIQIVGITSKLVSNALSHPK; from the coding sequence ATGCTCGATGACCGTGCCCGGCTGCTGCTCAAAACCTTGGTGGAACGCTATATAGCGGATGGCCACCCGGTGGGCTCCCGTGCGCTCACGCAGGCGCCGGGGCTCGATTTTTCCCCAGCCACCATCCGCAATGTGATGGCCGACCTGGAGGGCCTGGGTCTGATAGCCAGCCCCTACACCTCTGCCGGCCGCATCCCCACCGCCAAGGGCTACCGCCTGTTTGTCGACACCATGCTGACGGTTGATCCGGACCAGGTGGTGTCGGCGGAGATTGCGCCGGAGCAGCCACAAAAGGTGATTACGAGTGCGGCTGGCGTGCTGTCCGAGCTGTCGCAGTTTGTTGGCGTTGTGCAGGCGCCGCGCAAAAGCTCGGCCTTCCGCCATATCGAGTTTCTGAGGCTGTCCGAAAAGCGCATCCTGCTGATCCTGGTCTCCCCCGAGGGCGATGTGCAAAACCGGGTGATCTTCACCGAGTCCGACTATTCCCAAAGCCAGCTGATCGAGACGGCCAACTACCTCAACGCCCACTACGCTGGCCTAGCGATGGAGCAGGTACGCCAGCTGCTGCGCAAGGAAGTCGACAGCCTGCGCGACGAGATTGCCGCGCTGATGCTGGCGGCCGTGAATGTCGAGGAGGACGGCGAAGCAGCCCCGCATGAGCTGGTGATTGCCGGCGAGCGCAACCTGCTGGCCGTCAGCGATTTCAGCAACGACATGACCAACCTGCGCCGGGCATTTGACCTGTTTGAGCAAAAGACGCAGATCCTGCACCTGTTGGAAAATTCCAACCGCGCCGAAGGCGTGCAGATCTACATCGGTGGCGAGAGCCAACTGCTGTCTGTCGAGGAGCTGTCCGTCGTCAGCACCCCCTACCAGGTCAACGGCAAAGTGGTCGGCACCTTGGGCGTCATCGGACCCAAACGCATGCCCTACGAGAAGATGATCCAGATCGTTGGAATCACCTCAAAGCTCGTCTCCAACGCGCTGAGCCATCCCAAATAA
- a CDS encoding sigma-70 family RNA polymerase sigma factor translates to MVAHYYRELLRFLQRAVKDRDMAADLAQESYARVLAVQQSGETIAEPRALLYRTARNLVIDQHRRDEVRGPHASLDDDGDEALADQMAGPQACEPEAAAMSSQSVAAMLDTIAALPLRCREAFMLHKFDGLSQAEVAQQMGISLTMVERHIKLALQACRACQNQQQTGQPRRKAEDGR, encoded by the coding sequence GTGGTTGCACACTATTACCGAGAGTTGCTGAGGTTCCTGCAAAGGGCCGTCAAGGATCGCGACATGGCGGCCGACCTGGCCCAGGAGAGCTATGCCCGGGTGCTGGCGGTGCAGCAATCGGGCGAGACCATTGCCGAGCCCCGGGCGTTGCTCTACCGCACGGCCCGCAACCTGGTGATTGACCAGCACCGGCGCGATGAAGTGCGTGGGCCCCATGCCTCGCTCGATGATGATGGCGATGAGGCGCTGGCCGACCAGATGGCCGGCCCTCAGGCCTGCGAGCCGGAAGCGGCCGCCATGTCGTCGCAATCGGTGGCAGCGATGCTGGACACCATTGCTGCGCTACCCTTGCGCTGCCGCGAGGCCTTTATGCTGCATAAATTCGATGGGCTGTCCCAGGCCGAGGTAGCCCAGCAGATGGGCATTTCGCTGACCATGGTGGAGCGGCACATCAAACTGGCGCTGCAAGCCTGCCGGGCCTGCCAAAACCAGCAGCAAACGGGCCAGCCCCGCCGCAAAGCAGAGGATGGCCGATGA